The stretch of DNA ATGCCGCACCGGGCGGCGAAGTCTTCCTGCTTGAGGCCCCGACGTTCGCGCAGCGCACGGATGCGGCGGGCCAGACTCCGCAAGGCGCCGCTCGTGTCCGTGGCCAACGGGGAACTGGAGCGCATGGCCAACCCATGGTAGCGCAAGACTCACCGTTGCTGGTATCGCGCCCAAGGGAGCACTTCGGCCATGCAAGCCGTTGAAGGAATCCATCATTACTTCCGCAGGGCCGCGCGCATCATGGACGTGGGCGAACGCATCGAGACGCTGCTCGCCACGCCCCTGCGCGAGGTGAAGGTCCAGGTCTCCATCGAGCTGGACACCGGGGAGATCCGCACCTTCCACGGCTACCGCATCCAGCACGACAACAGCCGCGGTCCCATGAAGGGTGGCCTGCGCTACCACCCCAGCATCACCCAGGAGGAGTGCGCGACGCTCGCCTCCTTGATGACGTGGAAGACGGCCGTGGTGAACCTGCCCTATGGCGGCGCCAAGGGCGGCATCGCGGTGGACACCACCCAGCTCTCCATGAAGGAAGTGGAGCGCCTGACGCGCAAGTACGTGGACCAGGTACAGGACATCATCGGCCCCACCCGCGACATCGCCGCCCCCGACGTCAACACCAACCCCCAGGTGATGGCGTGGATCATGGACCAGTACTCGCGCTACCACGGGCACTCGCCCGCCGTCGTCACCGGCAAGCCGCCGGAGCTCTACGGCACCCGGGGCCGGGACTCGGCCGCCGGACGGGGCCTGCTCTACATCACCCGGGAAATCCTCCGGGACACGGGCCTGCCCATGAAGGGCACGCGCTTCGCCATCCAGGGCTTTGGCAACGTGGGCAGCCACACCGCGCAGCTACTCTGGCAGGACGGGGGCGTGGTGGTGGCCGTGTCCGACGTGTACGGCGGCGTGTACAACCCCCAGGGCCTGGACATCCCCGGCCTCTTCGAGCACGTCAAACGCGCGGGCACC from Cystobacter ferrugineus encodes:
- a CDS encoding Glu/Leu/Phe/Val family dehydrogenase, producing MQAVEGIHHYFRRAARIMDVGERIETLLATPLREVKVQVSIELDTGEIRTFHGYRIQHDNSRGPMKGGLRYHPSITQEECATLASLMTWKTAVVNLPYGGAKGGIAVDTTQLSMKEVERLTRKYVDQVQDIIGPTRDIAAPDVNTNPQVMAWIMDQYSRYHGHSPAVVTGKPPELYGTRGRDSAAGRGLLYITREILRDTGLPMKGTRFAIQGFGNVGSHTAQLLWQDGGVVVAVSDVYGGVYNPQGLDIPGLFEHVKRAGTVTGFGGGQACSHEEVIASDCDVLIPAALSQALTRANAPHVRARLVIEAANGPTEPEADEILEKRGVLVVPDILANAGGVTVSYYEWVQNLQHLSWEEERVNAELERTMKEAYDRVAQLARTRKVPLRTAAYILAIGRVGKATVLRGI